One segment of Carya illinoinensis cultivar Pawnee chromosome 13, C.illinoinensisPawnee_v1, whole genome shotgun sequence DNA contains the following:
- the LOC122291260 gene encoding beta-glucosidase BoGH3B-like isoform X1 — protein MKRSRHARCSWSMGAPMDGTCSCFIFRILVGTKMARIPIPFLGLLFLAICLWSSMAEAQGYVGQGYKDPRRPVGARVKHLLARMTLEEKIGQMVQIERANATAQVMKDYLIGSVLSGGGSVPAPKASPEQWVDMVNEIQKGALATRLGIPMIYGIDAVHGHNNVYKATIFPHNVGLGVTRDPNLLKRIGAATALEVRATGIPYAFAPCIAVCRDPRWGRCYESYSEDPKIVKMMTEIIPGLQGDIPANSRKGVPYVGGKDKVAACAKHYVGDGGTVKGINENNTIVSQHELYSIHMPAYYDSIIKGVATVMASYSSLNGMKMHANQKMLTGFLKNKLHFRGFVISDWQGIDRITYPPHANYTYSVQASILAGVDMVMVPYNYPEFINELTNLVKKNVIPISRIDDAVKRILRVKFSMGLFESPLADKGLANEVGSKEHRELAREAVRKSLVLLKNGKSAAAGPLLPLPKRVPKILVAGSHADNLGYQCGGWTIEWQGLGGNDLTAGTTIINAIKATVDQSAQVVFNENPDPAFVKSNNFSYAIVVVGEQPYAETNGDNLNLTLPEPGPSTINNVCGAVKCVVVVVSGRPLVIEPYLASMDALVAAWLPGSEGQGVADALFGDYGFSGKLARTWFKRVDQLPMNVGDQHYDPLFPFGFGLTTKPSRHSS, from the exons ATGAAGAGATCGAGGCATGCACGTTGTTCATGGTCGATGGGGGCTCCAATGGATGGAACATGCAGCTGCTTCATCTTCAG gATTTTAGTGGGCACCAAGATGGCGAGAATTCCAATCCCCTTCTTGGGCCTTTTGTTTTTGGCAATATGTTTATGGTCATCAATGGCAGAAGCTCAAGGATATGTGGGACAGGGATACAAGGACCCAAGGCGACCAGTTGGGGCTAGGGTAAAACATCTCTTGGCAAGAATGACTCTGGAAGAAAAAATTGGTCAGATGGTTCAAATTGAAAGGGCTAATGCCACTGCCCAGGTCATGAAGGATTACTTAATTG GTAGTGTGTTAAGTGGTGGAGGGAGTGTGCCTGCTCCAAAGGCTTCTCCAGAGCAATGGGTAGATATGGTGAATGAAATTCAGAAAGGGGCTCTTGCTACCCGTCTTGGAATCCCTATGATTTATGGAATTGATGCAGTTCATGGACACAACAATGTGTATAAAGCAACCATTTTCCCCCATAATGTGGGTCTTGGAGTGACCAG GGATCCTAATCTTCTAAAGAGGATCGGTGCTGCAACTGCGCTTGAAGTTCGAGCCACTGGGATTCCATATGCTTTTGCTCCATGTATCGCG GTTTGCAGGGATCCAAGGTGGGGTCGGTGTTATGAGAGCTATAGTGAGGACCCCAAGATTGTAAAGATGATGACCGAGATCATCCCAGGTTTGCAAGGAGATATCCCTGCAAATTCTAGAAAAGGAGTTCCTTACGTTGGTGGGAA GGACAAGGTGGCAGCTTGTGCAAAGCATTATGTTGGTGATGGTGGCACAGTCAAAGGAATTAACGAAAACAACACCATAGTTAGTCAGCACGAGTTATACAGCATCCACATGCCTGCTTACTATGATTCAATTATTAAGGGTGTCGCTACTGTTATGGCATCTTACTCGAGTTTGAATGGAATGAAGATGCATGCGAACCAAAAGATGCTGACAGGGTTTCTCAAGAACAAACTCCACTTCAGG GGTTTCGTCATCTCAGATTGGCAAGGAATTGACAGGATTACCTATCCACCACATGCAAACTACACATACTCTGTTCAAGCTTCAATTCTAGCTGGTGTTGACATG GTCATGGTTCCTTACAACTACCCAGAATTTATCAATGAATTGACCAATCTGGTTAAGAAGAATGTCATTCCCATCAGCCGCATAGATGATGCTGTGAAGAGGATTTTGAGGGTTAAGTTCTCCATGGGTCTCTTTGAGAGCCCGCTGGCTGATAAAGGTCTGGCCAACGAAGTTGGAAGCAAG GAGCATAGGGAACTCGCGAGGGAAGCCGTGAGGAAATCACTTGTGCTACTGAAAAATGGAAAATCTGCAGCTGCCGGGCCTCTGCTGCCTCTCCCTAAGAGAGTGCCAAAGATTCTTGTTGCTGGAAGCCATGCAGACAACTTGGGTTATCAATGCGGTGGATGGACAATCGAATGGCAAGGACTTGGAGGGAATGACCTCACTGCCG GAACCACCATCATTAATGCCATCAAAGCCACTGTAGACCAAAGCGCCCAGGTGGTCTTCAATGAGAACCCCGACCCTGCCTTTGTCAAGTCCAATAACTTCTCCTACGCCATCGTAGTAGTAGGCGAGCAACCCTACGCTGAGACCAATGGTGATAACCTGAACCTCACTCTCCCTGAGCCCGGGCCGAGCACAATCAACAATGTATGCGGGGCTGTCAAGTGTGTTGTCGTTGTTGTCTCCGGACGGCCTCTTGTCATCGAACCATATCTTGCATCAATGGACGCTCTGGTGGCTGCATGGCTCCCAGGTAGTGAAGGTCAAGGTGTGGCTGATGCGCTTTTTGGTGACTATGGGTTTTCTGGCAAGCTGGCTCGAACATGGTTTAAACGAGTAGATCAGCTACCCATGAATGTTGGGGATCAACACTATGACCCTCTTTTCCCATTTGGTTTTGGGCTAACAACAAAGCCTTCGAGGCACAGCAGCTGA
- the LOC122291260 gene encoding beta-glucosidase BoGH3B-like isoform X2 has translation MARIPIPFLGLLFLAICLWSSMAEAQGYVGQGYKDPRRPVGARVKHLLARMTLEEKIGQMVQIERANATAQVMKDYLIGSVLSGGGSVPAPKASPEQWVDMVNEIQKGALATRLGIPMIYGIDAVHGHNNVYKATIFPHNVGLGVTRDPNLLKRIGAATALEVRATGIPYAFAPCIAVCRDPRWGRCYESYSEDPKIVKMMTEIIPGLQGDIPANSRKGVPYVGGKDKVAACAKHYVGDGGTVKGINENNTIVSQHELYSIHMPAYYDSIIKGVATVMASYSSLNGMKMHANQKMLTGFLKNKLHFRGFVISDWQGIDRITYPPHANYTYSVQASILAGVDMVMVPYNYPEFINELTNLVKKNVIPISRIDDAVKRILRVKFSMGLFESPLADKGLANEVGSKEHRELAREAVRKSLVLLKNGKSAAAGPLLPLPKRVPKILVAGSHADNLGYQCGGWTIEWQGLGGNDLTAGTTIINAIKATVDQSAQVVFNENPDPAFVKSNNFSYAIVVVGEQPYAETNGDNLNLTLPEPGPSTINNVCGAVKCVVVVVSGRPLVIEPYLASMDALVAAWLPGSEGQGVADALFGDYGFSGKLARTWFKRVDQLPMNVGDQHYDPLFPFGFGLTTKPSRHSS, from the exons ATGGCGAGAATTCCAATCCCCTTCTTGGGCCTTTTGTTTTTGGCAATATGTTTATGGTCATCAATGGCAGAAGCTCAAGGATATGTGGGACAGGGATACAAGGACCCAAGGCGACCAGTTGGGGCTAGGGTAAAACATCTCTTGGCAAGAATGACTCTGGAAGAAAAAATTGGTCAGATGGTTCAAATTGAAAGGGCTAATGCCACTGCCCAGGTCATGAAGGATTACTTAATTG GTAGTGTGTTAAGTGGTGGAGGGAGTGTGCCTGCTCCAAAGGCTTCTCCAGAGCAATGGGTAGATATGGTGAATGAAATTCAGAAAGGGGCTCTTGCTACCCGTCTTGGAATCCCTATGATTTATGGAATTGATGCAGTTCATGGACACAACAATGTGTATAAAGCAACCATTTTCCCCCATAATGTGGGTCTTGGAGTGACCAG GGATCCTAATCTTCTAAAGAGGATCGGTGCTGCAACTGCGCTTGAAGTTCGAGCCACTGGGATTCCATATGCTTTTGCTCCATGTATCGCG GTTTGCAGGGATCCAAGGTGGGGTCGGTGTTATGAGAGCTATAGTGAGGACCCCAAGATTGTAAAGATGATGACCGAGATCATCCCAGGTTTGCAAGGAGATATCCCTGCAAATTCTAGAAAAGGAGTTCCTTACGTTGGTGGGAA GGACAAGGTGGCAGCTTGTGCAAAGCATTATGTTGGTGATGGTGGCACAGTCAAAGGAATTAACGAAAACAACACCATAGTTAGTCAGCACGAGTTATACAGCATCCACATGCCTGCTTACTATGATTCAATTATTAAGGGTGTCGCTACTGTTATGGCATCTTACTCGAGTTTGAATGGAATGAAGATGCATGCGAACCAAAAGATGCTGACAGGGTTTCTCAAGAACAAACTCCACTTCAGG GGTTTCGTCATCTCAGATTGGCAAGGAATTGACAGGATTACCTATCCACCACATGCAAACTACACATACTCTGTTCAAGCTTCAATTCTAGCTGGTGTTGACATG GTCATGGTTCCTTACAACTACCCAGAATTTATCAATGAATTGACCAATCTGGTTAAGAAGAATGTCATTCCCATCAGCCGCATAGATGATGCTGTGAAGAGGATTTTGAGGGTTAAGTTCTCCATGGGTCTCTTTGAGAGCCCGCTGGCTGATAAAGGTCTGGCCAACGAAGTTGGAAGCAAG GAGCATAGGGAACTCGCGAGGGAAGCCGTGAGGAAATCACTTGTGCTACTGAAAAATGGAAAATCTGCAGCTGCCGGGCCTCTGCTGCCTCTCCCTAAGAGAGTGCCAAAGATTCTTGTTGCTGGAAGCCATGCAGACAACTTGGGTTATCAATGCGGTGGATGGACAATCGAATGGCAAGGACTTGGAGGGAATGACCTCACTGCCG GAACCACCATCATTAATGCCATCAAAGCCACTGTAGACCAAAGCGCCCAGGTGGTCTTCAATGAGAACCCCGACCCTGCCTTTGTCAAGTCCAATAACTTCTCCTACGCCATCGTAGTAGTAGGCGAGCAACCCTACGCTGAGACCAATGGTGATAACCTGAACCTCACTCTCCCTGAGCCCGGGCCGAGCACAATCAACAATGTATGCGGGGCTGTCAAGTGTGTTGTCGTTGTTGTCTCCGGACGGCCTCTTGTCATCGAACCATATCTTGCATCAATGGACGCTCTGGTGGCTGCATGGCTCCCAGGTAGTGAAGGTCAAGGTGTGGCTGATGCGCTTTTTGGTGACTATGGGTTTTCTGGCAAGCTGGCTCGAACATGGTTTAAACGAGTAGATCAGCTACCCATGAATGTTGGGGATCAACACTATGACCCTCTTTTCCCATTTGGTTTTGGGCTAACAACAAAGCCTTCGAGGCACAGCAGCTGA
- the LOC122292200 gene encoding protein RESTRICTED TEV MOVEMENT 2: protein MTQSQRGTACDMYKMQWQRSGEVTAVPRPYARLVYEDFQPRSERKEEAAENIIIVHLPGFTKQRIKVTYVNRSRTVTARGEQPVVNDRWSRFNLSFPVPNNCDTDKIRAKFQHGVLSITIPKKIVARVGPAEEAKTTQKTPSLPKSVSQSKRQNVQKGIIPPMPASTSGVEKMRREEIARPQSLKRVATERKVENGREDIPPQATSSNAIDERKWVKTNQSRSPPEATTEPNAQKGQDLAPPKATSTSDTRNVTGKASMASSAEKEQMIGKELADLKAEKGINVRIKTVMDSAKQRVNSLAKRRINNEDKRQSLVKIGVAVLVIVALGVGAYLSYISHRSRDLEVHPD, encoded by the exons ATGACCCAATCTCAACGCGGTACAGCGTGTGACATGTATAAAATG CAATGGCAACGATCTGGGGAAGTTACTGCCGTTCCACGACCATATGCCCGTCTCGTATACGAGGATTTTCAACCAAGATCAGAACGGAAGGAAGAAGCAgcagaaaatattataattgttcaTCTTCCTG GTTTCACGAAGCAGAGAATAAAAGTCACATACGTGAACCGCTCTCGTACGGTAACGGCTCGAGGAGAGCAACCTGTTGTAAATGATAGATGGAGCCGTTTCAATCTAAGTTTTCCAGTTCCAAATAATTGCGACACCGATAAGATTCGCGCAAAGTTTCAGCATGGGGTTCTCTCCATTACAATCCCCAAGAAGATCGTAGCAAGAGTTGGCCCTGCTGAAGAAGCTAAAACAACCCAGAAAACTCCAAGCCTTCCAAAGTCTGTTTCCCAATCAAAGCGTCAAAATGTTCAAAAGGGGATAATTCCTCCTATGCCCGCTTCAACTTCTGGGGTTGAAAAAATGAGGAGGGAGGAGATAGCTCGGCCTCAGAGTCTTAAGAGGGTTGCCACCGAACGAAAGGTGGAAAACGGTAGGGAAGACATCCCTCCACAAGCAACGTCTTCAAATGCCATAGACGAAAGAAAATGGGTGAAGACTAATCAATCTCGGAGCCCTCCGGAAGCAACTACCGAGCCTAACGCACAAAAGGGTCAAGACTTAGCTCCTCCAAAGGCTACGTCAACCTCAGATACCAGAAACGTAACGGGCAAAGCGAGTATGGCGTCGAGCGCTGAGAAAGAGCAGATGATCGGCAAGGAGCTGGCCGATTTAAAAGCGGAGAAAGGGATTAATGTGAGAATAAAAACTGTGATGGATTCTGCTAAGCAGAGAGTGAATAGTCTAGCAAAGAGGAGGATCAATAATGAAGACAAGAGGCAGAGTCTGGTAAAGATCGGTGTAGCAGTGCTCGTGATTGTGGCACTTGGAGTTGGAGCTTATCTCTCCTACATAAGCCATCGCTCCAGAGATCTGGAAGTTCATCCGGATTAG